Proteins found in one Primulina eburnea isolate SZY01 chromosome 16, ASM2296580v1, whole genome shotgun sequence genomic segment:
- the LOC140817507 gene encoding uncharacterized protein isoform X2 has protein sequence MSLSATFASPITSLSVAGSEDQWLKQKKNVCFIPAGLRPLHLHFQPLRTEESARPVFRNATCAAQQTQTVTRQSCTITVAPIQWNEKSRKLDDGGIGFPPLDDDGGVGDRGGGDDDDGGGGRGGGGGHWSGGFFLFAFLAFLSFLKDQESE, from the exons ATGTCACTTAGTGCTACTTTTGCCAGCCCAATTACAAGTCTATCAGTTG CTGGATCAGAAGATCAATGGCTAAAGCAAAAGAAGAATGTTTGTTTCATTCCAGCTGGGCTTCGGCCACTTCACTTGCATTTTCAGCCCTTACGAACCGAAGAAAGTGCTAGACCTGTTTTCCGA AATGCCACTTGTGCTGCTCAACAGACACAAACAGTTACGAGGCAGTCATGTACCATCACTGTCGCGCCTATTCAAT GGAATGAGAAGTCTCGGAAACTTGATGATGGTGGAATCGGTTTTCCACCACTTGACGATGATGGCGGTGTAGGTGACCGAGGCGGCGGCGATGACGACGACGGAGGCGGTGGAAGGGGTGGTGGCGGCGGGCACTGGTCTGGTGGATTTTTCTTGTTCGCCTTCCTTGCTTTCTTGAGCTTCTTGAAGGACCAAGAAAGTGAATAA
- the LOC140817507 gene encoding uncharacterized protein isoform X1 has protein sequence MSLSATFASPITSLSVAGSEDQWLKQKKNVCFIPAGLRPLHLHFQPLRTEESARPVFRVKYTSICAASLNATCAAQQTQTVTRQSCTITVAPIQWNEKSRKLDDGGIGFPPLDDDGGVGDRGGGDDDDGGGGRGGGGGHWSGGFFLFAFLAFLSFLKDQESE, from the exons ATGTCACTTAGTGCTACTTTTGCCAGCCCAATTACAAGTCTATCAGTTG CTGGATCAGAAGATCAATGGCTAAAGCAAAAGAAGAATGTTTGTTTCATTCCAGCTGGGCTTCGGCCACTTCACTTGCATTTTCAGCCCTTACGAACCGAAGAAAGTGCTAGACCTGTTTTCCGAGTAAAGTACACATCTATATGTGCTGCTTCGCTG AATGCCACTTGTGCTGCTCAACAGACACAAACAGTTACGAGGCAGTCATGTACCATCACTGTCGCGCCTATTCAAT GGAATGAGAAGTCTCGGAAACTTGATGATGGTGGAATCGGTTTTCCACCACTTGACGATGATGGCGGTGTAGGTGACCGAGGCGGCGGCGATGACGACGACGGAGGCGGTGGAAGGGGTGGTGGCGGCGGGCACTGGTCTGGTGGATTTTTCTTGTTCGCCTTCCTTGCTTTCTTGAGCTTCTTGAAGGACCAAGAAAGTGAATAA